From a single Podarcis raffonei isolate rPodRaf1 chromosome 10, rPodRaf1.pri, whole genome shotgun sequence genomic region:
- the DCP1B gene encoding mRNA-decapping enzyme 1B isoform X3, protein MNRLSMENRTEPITKDLDFQLQDPFLLYRNARLSIYGIWFYDKEECQRIAELMKNLTQQEQLKAQQGAGTGISPVSLNLGDSKEVDILRMLNKAKDEYTKCKMCSEPKQITSSSAIYDNPNLIKPIPVKPSETQHQCIPQQVQNTDPEPQHLSLTTLFGKQEKSNVYQDTSEQSQKLHQENFPLRQGVVRSLSYEEPGRHSPTAEKQLCPAIQKLMVRGAELHPVSELPENRMCENGSVPSVGEVFTGLFKPVASHSIRTSHPVQDAASTRSLLQQLHSQSGQMRKMEPSNVGPVSSAASVFTRAPAVSSGSQVKNVTQPHLMYFNGSLPGQTLGPPALGKEQSKLPGQSLPLSGNQSGNSGVISPQELLKKLQIVQQEQQLHVSSRPTLAAKFPVVTQSSSTLKPLDSWMDKASNTEKQPPLFQVISPQRIPATVAPSLLMSPMVFSQSAPAPPKPSEGGWLPVVNQEAVSSSTNSLSVQNPEAAVTNSSSLTKLQLQETLLHLIQNDDNFLNIIYDAYLVSVRKAALKKPM, encoded by the exons TGTCCATTTATGGAATTTGGTTTTATGATAAGGAAGAATGCCAAAGAATTGCAGAGCTCATGAAAAA TTTAACTCAGCAAGAACAACTGAAAGCACAGCAGGGGGCTGGCACTGGAATTTCCCCAGTAAGCCTGAATTTGGGTGACAGCAAAGAAGTGGATATCCTACGGATGCTCAACAAAGCCAAAGATGAATATACCAAG TGTAAAATGTGCTCAGAGCCAAAACAGATAACCAGTTCTTCTGCTATATATGACAACCCCAACTTGATCAAACCAATCCCAGTGAAGCCTAGCGAAACTCAGCACCAGTGTATTCCTCAACAAGTCCAG AACACAGACCCTGAACCACAACACTTATCTCTCACAACGCTCTTTGGAAAGCAGGAAAAGTCTAACGTATACCAAGATACCTCAGAGCAGTCACAAAAACTTCACCAAGAAAACTTTCCTCTGAGGCAAGGGGTGGTGCGCTCTCTGTCCTATGAGGAACCTGGAAGACACTCGCCCACAGCAGAGAAGCAGCTTTGCCCAGCCATTCAGAAACTGATGGTGCGTGGAGCAGAGCTTCACCCGGTCTCCGAACTCCCTGAGAACCGGATGTGTGAGAACGGCAGCGTCCCTTCGGTAGGGGAGGTTTTCACGGGACTCTTCAAGCCTGTGGCTTCTCATAGTATTCGGACATCTCATCCAGTCCAAGATGCCGCCAGCACACGTAGCCTGCTGCAACAGCTCCATAGTCAGTCAGGACAAATGAGAAAAATGGAGCCCAGCAATGTAGGACCAGTGAGTTCTGCTGCATCAGTCTTCACCAGGGCTCCTGCTGTCTCCTCAGGATCCCAGGTAAAGAATGTGACACAGCCTCATCTCATGTATTTCAATGGCTCTCTCCCAGGTCAGACTTTGGGACCTCCAGCCCTTGgtaaagaacaatccaagcttccCGGACAGTCCCTTCCTCTCTCTGGGAACCAATCTGGAAATTCTGGAGTAATTTCACCACAAGAGTTATTAAAGAAACTTCAGATAGTGCAACAGGAGCAGCAGTTGCATGTATCCAGTCGGCCAACCTTGGCAGCCAAGTTTCCCGTGGTTACTCAGAGCAGCAGCACCCTAAAACCTCTGGATTCCTGGATGGACAAAGCTTCAAACACAGAAAAGCAGCCTCCTCTTTTTCAG GTCATCTCACCGCAGCGAATTCCTGCTACTGTAGCTCCTTCACTACTGATGTCCCCGATGGTGTTCAGTCAGTCTGCCCCAGCACCGCCAAAGCCAAGTGAAGGTGGATGGCTGCCCGTCGTGAACCAAGAAGCTGTTTCTAGTTCCACTAACAGCCTGTCTGTGCAGAACCCAGAAGCAGCTGTTACAAACAGCAGCTCACTGACAAAGCTACAACTACAGGAAACGTTACTACATCTGATCCAG AATGACGACAACTTCCTAAACATCATCTATGACGCGTACCTTGTCAGCGTGAGAAAAGCAGCACTGAAAAAACCCATGTga
- the DCP1B gene encoding mRNA-decapping enzyme 1B isoform X4, translated as MPQAADFRCHKRVSNLSIYGIWFYDKEECQRIAELMKNLTQQEQLKAQQGAGTGISPVSLNLGDSKEVDILRMLNKAKDEYTKCKMCSEPKQITSSSAIYDNPNLIKPIPVKPSETQHQCIPQQVQNTDPEPQHLSLTTLFGKQEKSNVYQDTSEQSQKLHQENFPLRQGVVRSLSYEEPGRHSPTAEKQLCPAIQKLMVRGAELHPVSELPENRMCENGSVPSVGEVFTGLFKPVASHSIRTSHPVQDAASTRSLLQQLHSQSGQMRKMEPSNVGPVSSAASVFTRAPAVSSGSQVKNVTQPHLMYFNGSLPGQTLGPPALGKEQSKLPGQSLPLSGNQSGNSGVISPQELLKKLQIVQQEQQLHVSSRPTLAAKFPVVTQSSSTLKPLDSWMDKASNTEKQPPLFQVISPQRIPATVAPSLLMSPMVFSQSAPAPPKPSEGGWLPVVNQEAVSSSTNSLSVQNPEAAVTNSSSLTKLQLQETLLHLIQNDDNFLNIIYDAYLVSVRKAALKKPM; from the exons TGTCCATTTATGGAATTTGGTTTTATGATAAGGAAGAATGCCAAAGAATTGCAGAGCTCATGAAAAA TTTAACTCAGCAAGAACAACTGAAAGCACAGCAGGGGGCTGGCACTGGAATTTCCCCAGTAAGCCTGAATTTGGGTGACAGCAAAGAAGTGGATATCCTACGGATGCTCAACAAAGCCAAAGATGAATATACCAAG TGTAAAATGTGCTCAGAGCCAAAACAGATAACCAGTTCTTCTGCTATATATGACAACCCCAACTTGATCAAACCAATCCCAGTGAAGCCTAGCGAAACTCAGCACCAGTGTATTCCTCAACAAGTCCAG AACACAGACCCTGAACCACAACACTTATCTCTCACAACGCTCTTTGGAAAGCAGGAAAAGTCTAACGTATACCAAGATACCTCAGAGCAGTCACAAAAACTTCACCAAGAAAACTTTCCTCTGAGGCAAGGGGTGGTGCGCTCTCTGTCCTATGAGGAACCTGGAAGACACTCGCCCACAGCAGAGAAGCAGCTTTGCCCAGCCATTCAGAAACTGATGGTGCGTGGAGCAGAGCTTCACCCGGTCTCCGAACTCCCTGAGAACCGGATGTGTGAGAACGGCAGCGTCCCTTCGGTAGGGGAGGTTTTCACGGGACTCTTCAAGCCTGTGGCTTCTCATAGTATTCGGACATCTCATCCAGTCCAAGATGCCGCCAGCACACGTAGCCTGCTGCAACAGCTCCATAGTCAGTCAGGACAAATGAGAAAAATGGAGCCCAGCAATGTAGGACCAGTGAGTTCTGCTGCATCAGTCTTCACCAGGGCTCCTGCTGTCTCCTCAGGATCCCAGGTAAAGAATGTGACACAGCCTCATCTCATGTATTTCAATGGCTCTCTCCCAGGTCAGACTTTGGGACCTCCAGCCCTTGgtaaagaacaatccaagcttccCGGACAGTCCCTTCCTCTCTCTGGGAACCAATCTGGAAATTCTGGAGTAATTTCACCACAAGAGTTATTAAAGAAACTTCAGATAGTGCAACAGGAGCAGCAGTTGCATGTATCCAGTCGGCCAACCTTGGCAGCCAAGTTTCCCGTGGTTACTCAGAGCAGCAGCACCCTAAAACCTCTGGATTCCTGGATGGACAAAGCTTCAAACACAGAAAAGCAGCCTCCTCTTTTTCAG GTCATCTCACCGCAGCGAATTCCTGCTACTGTAGCTCCTTCACTACTGATGTCCCCGATGGTGTTCAGTCAGTCTGCCCCAGCACCGCCAAAGCCAAGTGAAGGTGGATGGCTGCCCGTCGTGAACCAAGAAGCTGTTTCTAGTTCCACTAACAGCCTGTCTGTGCAGAACCCAGAAGCAGCTGTTACAAACAGCAGCTCACTGACAAAGCTACAACTACAGGAAACGTTACTACATCTGATCCAG AATGACGACAACTTCCTAAACATCATCTATGACGCGTACCTTGTCAGCGTGAGAAAAGCAGCACTGAAAAAACCCATGTga